The DNA region GGGATGTCGTCGATTTAGATTGGTATTTTGATAAAACGACTCAAGGTTATTTTACTTTAGACTTTACTACTGCCATGAAATCATTAGGTGAACGTGAGTTACTGATAACCGCAACTAACTCTCGCGATCGTCAAGGTTACTTTTTACGTCCAAATGGTGATAGTCATCAATGGAACGAATTACTCAAAGCATCAAGTGCATTACCTTTCTTATATAAACAAGGTGTTAAACTTACACCCTGGTTAACAACTGATGCTGCTAATCAAGCCCATGACAGTAACGATTCCCCTTTGGAAGATTTCTACCTAGACGGTGGTTTAGCCGCACCATTACCTGTGCGTGAAGCGTATCGTCGTGGCGCTAAAAAAATTGTGGTTATTCGCACTGTTAATGCGGACTTTCAGGCGCAATCAGCTTGGGTACATAAGCTAACATCATGGATTTGTGTGTCAGGATACTGCCCAAAAACTATCGATTACTTAGTTCAGCATGAACAAGCTTATGAGCAAGAGCTCGCTTTTTTGGCTAATCCTCCTGAAGATGTCGAAATCATTCAAATTTTTGCTGGTAACAATCTTGAAAGCAAACTATTAGGCAGTTCTGATGTGGATTTACGTCATGACTATCGTACGGGTATTGCTGCTGGAAATACTTTTTTGCAGACCCAGCAAGCATTTTATGCAACTGATACATTACATAAGATAGATAAGGAGCCATCATTTGCTGTTAGCCACGCATTGAGCGCTTAATAGAGTTTTATTGGTTTTAAGGGGCGATATGAGACTTGCTACGGATTAAAACTACTATCCTTAATATTTACATACCATTATCAATATCCCTAGAAGGTACCGCTTGAACTGTGCAATATGATTAGGTTGCTGATGGACTGGTAATGAGTTTGTCGTCATCGCCACGCCATTGCTAAGTTTTGGCATAGCAAACAAAAAACGCACTCATATGAGTGCGCTTTGTTATTTCATTCACTGAATAATAATTAGTGACGGAACATCGCAGAGATTGACTCTTCGTTACTTACACGACGGATTGCTTCTGCTAATACTGCTGACATAGTCAGTTGGGTAACCTTAGTCACTTTCAGCATTTCAGCGCTCAAGGGTACTGTGTCAGTTACGATAACTTCATCAATGACAGAGTTAGCAATATTTTCAGCAGCATTACCTGAAAATACCGGGTGAGTAGCATAAGCAAACACGCGATTAGCGCCATGTTCTTTTAATGCTTCAGCTGCTTTACATAAGGTGCCACCAGTGTCGATCATGTCATCGACAATAATACAATCGCGGCCTTGAACATCACCGATGATATGCATCACCTGAGCAACGTTTGCCATTGGACGACGCTTATCGATAATAGCAAGATCGGTATCATCTAATAGCTTGGCTACTGCGCGAGCGCGAACTACACCGCCAATATCAGGAGACACAACAACAGGGTTATCTAATTTTCTGGCGAGCATGTCTTCAAGTAACACTGGGCTACCGAATACGTTATCAACAGGAACATCAAAGAAACCTTGAATTTGCTCAGCGTGTAGGTCACAAGTCAATACGCGGTCAACACCCACGCTAGACAAGAAATCTGCAACTACTTTCGCTGTAATAGGTACACGTGCACTACGTACACGGCGGTCTTGACGAGCATAACCAAAGTACGGAATAACGGCAGTAATACGACCCGCTGATGCACGGCGTAACGCGTCAACCATTACAATAAGCTCCATGAGATTATCGTTAGTTGGTGCGCAAGTAGATTGGATGATAAATACATCCGCACCACGTACATTCTCGTTTATTTGAACACTGATTTCACCGTCGCTGAAACGGCCTACAACTGCATCGCCAAGTTTGCAAAATAAACGGTCGGCAATCTTAGCGGCTAGATTTGGGGTAGCGTTACCAGCAAAGAGCTTGATGTCGGGCACTTTATGAACCTCAGGTGTTTGCTTTACGATTAAAGGCTAGATCAATTTTATGTGTTGTCACTCAAAACTGACCCAGAAGAAATTATGTTGTTAGAGTTGCTCAAGTCGTATTTGTAATGGCGACTTGTTCATCCCTTTTGCGACAAAACCTTGCATATCAGCTGGTAGTTCGGCTAAAGCATCAAGGGCTTGTTGCGAATGTGTAAATTCCCCGAACACGCATGCACCTGTTCCGGTCATTCTCGACGGCGCATATTCTACCAGCCAGCTTAAGGCATTGGCAACTTGAGGGTGCCTAGTTGTGACCAATTTCTGACAATCATTTGTCCACTGCTGTCCCATTAAGCTGACAATTTCAAGTTTTGGGGTGTCGCGAGGTAAGCTTGGATCTTGAAATATGTCTTGTGTTGACACATGCACATCTGGAACAACAACTAAGTACCATAGCTCGGCAGGTTCGACGCTAATCAATCGCTCGCCAACGCCTTCTGCAAAAGCTGAAAAACCATTAATAAAAACAGGGACATCAGCACCAAGAACAAGGCCTATTTCGGCTAGTTTTTGTGGCGAAACGTTAGTTTTCCATAGTGCATTTAGTGCCACTAATGTGGTTGCTGCATCAGACGAACCACCACCTAAACCGCCACCCATAGGCAATAATTTGTCTAACCAAATATGCGCACCACCATTATATTGGGTGTGTTTTTTGAGTGACTTTGCGGCTTTAAGAATTAAGTTATCGCTGTCAGCAACAGAATCTGAAATGGTAGAGTGGAGAATGAGCTCTGGCGAGTCGGTGATTTGAAAATCAAGGTAATCACAATGATCAATAAATTGAAATAGTGTTTGTAATTCATGATAACCATCGGCGCGCTGACCCGTAACATGTAAAAATAAATTCAGTTTTGCTGGCGCAGGCCAATGTTTGGATATATCTGAGTTAGCTGAGTTATAGAAGTTATGTGAGTTAGTTGAGGTCATGTTCGTTTAACTACCTTATTGATTCGCCAGCACTTAATATTTTACGCTATTTTGTTTTGGCTGCGACGGCTGTCCATTGATTAGTTTGAATTTTTATTTGCACATCTTCGCGTTCAATTTTCAATAATTTAGGCACAATAGCACCGTTTTGTTGTTGCCAACTGAGAAAGCTGACCAACCAATTTGCTTCGGGGTCATGGCTAATTAATTGTTTAATGGTGCCGTCAGGATTATAGCTGATGATGTTATCATTACTGCCGACTTGGCCCGTGATCCATAATGGCAGGCTTTCTAAGGGGATTGACCATCGACTGATGCCTGTCAGTAAATCCTGAGCGTTACTGTCTCGATATGTTTTGCCGTCAACATCAAGTGTTGCCATGCCTTGATCTGTCTTAAGAGTTAATACCGTTGTGCCTAATACGGTTGTTAAGCGTAAATCATTGGCCGCTGGTTGATGTAACCAATACAAATTAGTGCTGAATTTGTCCTGAGATGTCTTAACAGCAATTTTACCTTGAAGCTCCCATGCTTTAGCTTGATTCGCATTCGTGACATTGATAGGCGTAAAATCTTCAGATGGGGTTACACTACAACCTGCTAATAAAAGCGCCACGGAAATAAAGGTGATATAAAATAAAGATGTAGATAAGCGCAATGGATTTGCCTAGCAGTTGCTTAAGATGTTCTTATGATACTGGGGTTAAGGCGTTATGTAAAAATGCTTTTGCCAAAATTAATGCGACATTAATGTTATGGTTTATATAATACTTATCTGAACAATCCATAAATATTTAAACATTTATTCGGTTTTGTTAAGCCAATTGTGTTTTTCGTTGGTTCAATTCAGTAGAATAGCCTAATTAACGTCACCGAAAAGAACTTGATATTATCAAATGAGCCTAGTAATAATCGGGATAAACCATAAAACCGCCACGGTAGATTTGCGTGAAAAAGTCGCTTTCTCTCCAGACCGCATTCATGACGCCATGAAAAGCTTGGCTAGTCGCACCCGAACGGGTGAGGCCGTTATTGTGTCTACCTGTAACCGTACTGAGCTATATTGCAATAATGCCGAGAAAGAAGACATTATTGAATGGTTGCAGGATTATCATGACCTAGAACGCAGCGATTTAATGCCGTGTATTTATGCTTATGAAGAACAAGTTGCCGTCCAGCATTTAATGCGAGTCGCATCGGGTTTAGATTCACTGGTATTGGGTGAGCCGCAAATTTTAGGGCAAGTCAAACAAGCCTTTGTCAAAGCTAAAGAAGCGGGCACTATCGCATTAACGATTGATCGCTTATTTCAAAATACCTTCTCAGTGGCTAAAAAAGTCCGCACAGAAACTGAAATCGGTGCCGCCGCCGTTTCTGTCGCCTTTGCCGCTGTTAGTATGGCGAAACACATTTTCTCATCATTAAGTACAACTAAGGTGCTACTTATTGGTGCCGGAGAAACCATTGAGTTAGTCGCCAAGCATCTTAAAGACAATGGCGTTGCTTCTATGGTGGTGGCCAATCGCACTATCGAACGTGCTCAAGCCATGTGTGCAGAGTTTAATGCGACAGCGATAACCTTGGAGCAAATACCAGACTTTCTCGCTAAAGCCGATATCGTGATATCCTCTACCGCCAGCCCGTTACCTATTTTGGGTAAAGGTATGGTCGAAAAAGCGCTAAAACAGCGCCGTCATCAACCTATGTTATTGGTGGATATTGCCGTTCCTAGAGATATTGAAGCAGAAGTCGGTGAGTTAGACGACGCATTCCTTTATACTGTAGACGATCTGCATAGCATAATTGAACAGAACATGGCTTCACGTAAAGAAGCCGCCGAGCAAGCAGAAATAATTACTGAAGAGCAATCTCACCTATTTATGGAGTGGATTCGTTCTTTAGAGTCAGTCGACAGTATTCGCGAATATCGTAGCCAGAGCTTGGCGATTAAAGATGAATTAGTTGAGCGTGCCTTGAGCAAATTGTCTCATGGCAGTAATAGTGAGCAAGTGATACTTGAGTTAGCCAATAGGTTAACCAATCGTTTGATACACTCACCGACACAAGCGCTTACTTCAGCAAGCCGTCAAGGCGATTTGAATACGTTAGGCCAATTAAGATCTGCGCTTGGTTTAGATAAAAACTAAGGTTAGCGAGCTAAATGAAAGAATCCGTTATCCGCAAGCTTGAAGGCTTGCTCGAGCGAAATGAAGAAGTATTAGCATTACTGAGTGATGCGACCGTGATTGCGGATCAAGACCGTTTTCGTGGATTATCAAAAGAATATTCTCAACTTGAAGATGTTGTAAGTAGTTTTAAGGCGTTTCAACAAGCTCAAAAAGATTTTGATTACGCCAAAGAGATGCTTGAAGAAGAAGACGATGCTGAAATGCGCGAAATGGCGCAAGATGAGTATAAACAATCAAAGCAAGTATTAGAAAAACTTGAAGATGAATTACAAGTTTTACTCTTACCCACTGATCCTAATGATGACACCAACGCGTTTCTTGAAATTCGTGCCGGTGCTGGTGGTGATGAAGCGGCTATTTTTGCTGGCGATTTATACCGTATGTATTCACGTTACTGTGAAGCCAATCGCTGGCAAATGGAAGTCATGAACGTTAACGAAGGCGAGCATGGCGGCTTTAAAGAAATTATTGTTAAAGTCAGTGGTGACGGTGCCTACGGTAAGTTAAAGTTTGAGTCTGGCGGACATCGCGTACAACGCGTGCCCGAAACCGAATCTCAAGGCCGTGTGCATACTTCTGCTTGTACCGTAGTGGTATTGCATGAAGTACCTGAAGCTGAAGCGATTTCAATTAATGCTGCAGATTTAAAAGTGGATACTTTCCGCGCGTCAGGTGCTGGTGGTCAGCATGTTAACAAAACCGATTCTGCTATTCGTATTACGCATATCCCATCGGGTATTATTGTTGAGTGCCAAGATCAACGTTCACAGCATAAAAATCGTGCCCAAGCTATGAGTGTATTGGCTGCGCGTATTCAAGCTGTTGAAGATGAAAAAAGACGTAGTGCTGAAGAAACAACGCGTCGTAGCTTAGTGGCCAGTGGTGATCGTTCAGAACGCATTAGAACGTATAATTACCCACAAGGGCGAGTAAGTGATCATCGCATTAACTTAACGCTTTATCGCTTGAATGAAGTCATGGAAGGCGACTTAGATGCCTTACTTGATCCTATCATGCAAGAACATCAAGCAGATATGCTTGCAGCGTTAGCTGACGATTAAGGAGTGCTCTTGCCTCAATCTTCGTATTCAACAATTGCTGAAGCCCTTCAATGGGCTTATTCACAATTAGCGGCAACCTCTGACTCAGCACATATAGATGCAGAGGCATTGCTATTACATTGCCTGAATAAAAATCGCAGTTTTTTATATACTTGGCCTGAGCGACAACTTACTAGTGAGCAATTTAAGGCCTATAGCCAGATGATTGCTAAACGTCAGAATGGTACTCCGGTTGCACATATTTTGGGTGAACGCGAGTTTTGGTCATTACCTTTTATTGTTAATGAATCAACCCTTATTCCAAGACCTGATACCGAGATTTTAGTTGAGACGGCACTGAACTTATCTGTGCGTCACAATGCAAGAGTATTGGATTTAGGCACAGGAACTGGGGCCATTGCATTGGCTTTAGCATCGGAGCGACCTAAATGGCGTATCACTGCTATTGATAATGTTATTGGCGCTGTTGAACTCGCCAAAGCTAATCGTGAAAATTTATACTTAACCCAAGTTGAAATTATTCAGTCCGATTGGTTTTCAGCTGTTGAGCATCGCGACTTTGACTTAATTGTGTCTAATCCTCCTTACATTGATGAAGCCGATGAGCATCTTCACTTAGGCGATGTGCGCTTTGAACCGCAAAGTGCATTGACCGCAAGCAATGAAGGTTATGCTGATCTGTATTATATTGCCGAACAAGCGCGAGAACGTTTACTTCCTGGTGGCTATTTACTGCTTGAACATGGTTACGAACAAGCCATAAAAGTACGTGAAAAACTCATTGAGCTCGGCTATCAAAATGTCGCTACGGTACGCGATTTTGGTAGTAACGATCGCTGTACCTTGGGTGAATGGATAAATGAATAATCCTGCAATCACCAGACACATTAACCCTTCTAAATAAATAGTAACTAATTAGCAATAATCACGATATTGGTATACGGCTGGTTGATAGAGTAAACTAGCCGCCTTTTATTTTACCTTTTTTAAATGAGACTTAATTAATGGAAACATTTTACAGTTTATATCCTGCGGTAAAACATACTCATATGACGTTAGTTTTATTGAGTGTGATATTTTTTATCACCCGTTTTGTTTTGCATTTGCGTCAGTCTCCGGTTATGGAAAAAAAGTTTCTTAAAGTGGCGCCGCATGTTGTGGATACTTTTTTATTACTGTCAGGATTTACCCTTTGTTTTATGATCCAGCAGTTTCCTTTTGTGGACCCATGGTTGACCGAAAAAATCATCTGTGTGGTGGCATATATTGCTTTAGGCATTATGGCGCTTAAATCTAACCGTAATAAATTGTTTAAGTTTTTTGCTTTTATCGGCGCAATTGGTTGGGTAGTGTTAGCGGCCAAACTGGCTTATTTTAAACAAGTCGTATTGATGGGTTAATTGGTTTTAATGGCAAAATATCTTCTTAATGATGCAGTTTCTATTCCAGAAACTGCATTCGAACTCACTGAACACCTAGGCTTTTCAGTATCCAAACCTGCTATGTGGGCGTGGTATGAAATGGCCGGTTCAGTATTGAGTCACTACGTAGTTGACCAGCAAGCAAGGCTTGAGGGTCTGTTTAACTGGTTTTATAAAGATTTAGGCTTTTGTGCTCGAGATGACTATTTTAGTGTTGAGGCGGCAGATCTAAGCTATTGCGTGTTAAAGCGTCAAGGTAATAGCACCACCTTATCAATATTATTGATTCTACTGGCAAAGCAACTCGATTTATCGCTTGAGGCGGTTTTATTACCCGGCAACACGGTTCTTAAAAGCCAAATAAATGATGTGGTTAAATACCATGATCCATTAACTGGTCAAGAGCTTAACCGCCATCAACTGCATGCATTAGTACGCGGTGAGTTGGGTAACGCTGCAAAATTAAAACCCAGCCATCTTAAAACGGCTACGCTAAAGCGTTTAATTAGTCGCATGATACATGAGCTAAAAGCGGGTTGTATTGTCAGTCATAAATTTGAACAAGCAATGGAATGCTGTAATTTATTATTACAATGGCATCCTGACGACGTGCATCTTAATCGTGAACGGGCATTTATTGCTCAACAATTAGGTTGTATTAAGGTGGCCATGTCTGATTTGCAACACTTCATCGATTTGAGTCCGCATGATCCGGTGATTGAGCTGGTTAAGATTCAATTAAAGGAACTCAGTCAACATACGCAGGTTTATCATTAATCTTTTGATTGAGTCTGTGGCTTAGGCTGCTTTGATAATTCAAAGCAGCTTTATTCGCAAATAGGGCATTAGTCAGCTCATTTTGACAGCATTTAACTGCAGCACTATGCGAATTGAGCAATACTTGATTTTCGCATTAACAATAATAACTAAAAATATAATGTAACTGTAAGGGAGAACACTGCATGACAACATCAGCAATGGTGACCAATGATGCTACCGCACTGGGTATACTCGCCGTTATTCTAGGTTTCGTTTTTTACACTAACTCATCGGCTCATCCTTTTTGGCAAAAATTCTATAAATATATTCCAGCATTATTACTCTGTTATTTTCTACCTTCATTATTAAATACCTTTGGCATAGTTGATGGTAATACATCCAAATTGTATTTTGTCGCATCGCGTTATTTACTGCCAGCGTGTTTAGTTTTACTGATCCTTAGTGTTGATTTAAAAGCGATCCTTGCCTTAGGCCCTAAGGCCGTCATTATGTTTTTAACGGGTACCTTAGGGATTGTCATTGGTGGACCGATTGCATTATTGGCCGTGTCGATAATTGATCCATCACTACTAGGCGGTAATGGTCCCGATGCTGTTTGGCGCGGAATGACAACCTTAGCAGGTAGTTGGATTGGTGGTGGTGCCAACCAAGCCGCAATGAAAGAGATTTATTCTGTCGGCGGCGAAATATTCTCGGTGATGGTGACAGTTGACGTTATCGTGGCCAATATCTGGATGGCGGTACTGCTATTTATGGCCTCGAAAGCCAAAGAGATTGATGCGAGAACTGGCGCTGACACGACCGCGATTGAAGCGTTAAAAAAGAAAGTAGAAAAATATCACGCTGAAAATTCACGTATTCCTTCACTTCGCGACATCATGATGATTGTGGCCATTGGTTTTGGGGTGACAGGTTTTGCGCATTTTGCCGCAGATTTCTTGGGCCCTTTCTTTGAAGCTAATTATCCATGGACTGAAGATTACAGTTTAACCTCAAAGTTCTTTTGGTTAGTGGTGATTGTTACTACCGTTGGTTTAGGCCTATCGTTTAGCCCTGTTCGCCATTTAGAAGCGGCAGGCGCTTCTAAAGTTGCTTCAGCATTTTTATATATTTTAGTCGCAACCATTGGCTTACATATGGATGTGTCTAAAATAATGGATACCCCTATTTATTTCCTAGTCGGCATAGTGTGGATGCTCGTACACGCAGGATTAATGCTATTGGTTGCTAAACTGATTAAAGCGCCATTGTTTTATATGGCAGTCGGTAGTCAGGCAAACGTTGGCGGAGCCGCATCGGCCCCTGTTGTGGCCGCAGCATTCCACCCCGCATTAGCACCTGTCGGGGTGTTATTAGCAGTATTCGGTTATGCATTAGGTACTTACATGGCTTGGCTATGTGGTCAGTTATTACAAGTTGTCGCAGCGTAATGCGCTAAGAGGATCAAATGGATCAAAAAATTATTCAGTTATCTAATAATGTTCAAGTAGGCAACGATAAACCGTTTGTGTTATTTGGTGGTATGAACGTACTTGAGTCGCGTGATTTGGCGATGTCAATTGCAGAACATTATGTGGAAGTGACCCAAAAATTGGGTATCCCCTATGTATTCAAAGCCTCTTTTGATAAAGCCAATCGTTCATCGATTAATTCATACCGAGGTCCAGGTATGGAAGAAGGTTTACGTATTTTTGAAGAAATAAAATCAACCTTTAATGTGCCTATGATTACCGATGTACACGAGATCGAACAGTGTGCACCTGTTGCTGAAGTAGTCGATATTATTCAATTACCTGCATTCTTAGCTCGTCAAACTGATCTTGTTGTCGCTATGGCAAAAACTGGCGCAGTTATTAACGTGAAAAAACCACAGTTTTTAGCGCCGCACGAAATGCGACACATTATTACCAAGTTTAACGAAGCCGGTAATGACAACATTATTTTATGTGAACGCGGCAGTAGCTTTGGTTATAACAACCTAGTTGTTGACATGTTAGGCATGGATGAAATGAAGCAAACAGGTTATCCAGTGATCTTTGATGCGACTCATGCACTGCAACGACCTGGTGGACGTGCAGATTCTGCTGGCGGACGTCGTGCGCAGGCAACTGAACTAGCAAGAAGTGGTATGGCATTAGGGTTAGCGGGCTTGTTTATTGAAGCTCATCCAGATCCTGACAATGCAAAATGTGACGGTCCATGCGCACTACCGCTGCATTTATTAGAGAAATACCTAACGCAGATGAAAGCAGTTGATGATTTGGTTAAGTCATTTGAGTTTATCGATACCAGCAAGTAATTAGCTGGATTGCACTTAGTGCTTATTAGTACCAATTAGTGCACAGTGAGTTCTAATCAATTTAGCCATTATTTGTGTCTTTCATCTAGCTGACAATATAAGCTAATTGTCCTTGTATAAGCCCTGACTTTTTACAAAGTTTCAGGGCTTTTTAGTAGTTGGGATTAAACGATGTGGATTCTATTTACCTTTCTCGCCGCATTTATGCAGGCGTGGCGCAATGCATTTCAAAGCAAACTCAGTAAAGAAGTTAGTGTTGCAGGCGTTACCTTAGCTCGATTTATTTGGGCGGGACCAATTGCTGCTTGTTATCTATATGGACTTCATCAGTTTCAACCCACTGCATTGCCAAATTTTAGCGGCGCTTTTTTGGGATTTGTTATTGGCGCTGCATCAATGCAAATTCTGGCAACAGGTTTAATGGTTAAACTGTTTAAAATGCAAAACTACGCCATAGGTGCAGGGCTTGCCAAAAGCGAAGCGTTAGTCGCTGCCATTCTTGGCGTGTTATTTTTCGGCACTCAATTATCCGTACTTGGTTGGATTGGCGTTACTGTGGGTGGTATAGCAGTGATGTTGCTCAGCAGTAAACAAGGCTTTAAACATTTGTCCCTTAAAACGGTATTGTTAGGCCTTGCATGTGGCAGTTCCTTTGCGTTGACATCGCTATGGGTGCGCGAAGCCAGTTTAACCCTGCAAGGGCCATTTACACATCGTGCAGCATGGGTATTGCTTTGGGTGATAGGATTACAAACGATAGTGCTAATAGGCTACCTATTGGCTAAAGATAAATCGACGTTAACAGCCTTGTGGCAACGACCTAAATTAACCTTGGCGATCAGTGTCACCAGTTGTATCGGTTCAATCGGTTGGTTCAGTGCTATGTCGTTGCAAGCTGTGCCTTATGTCAAAACATTAGGCCAGATCGAAATATTTTTCACACTAATGATTGCAGTATTTTGGCTTAAAGATAAAGTGAAAATTAATGATGTAGCCGGCTTAGTGTTAATTGCCATAGCAGCTGTTTTAGTGATGTGGAGCTAATTCACGATAGTAGAGATAAGTCGAATTGATGCAAATGGCAGCATCGCATTTAAGATTGACTCAGTTTTAGAATCTTGTCGACGAGCTCCTGATTATTGGGCACTTTAAGGTGATGTGCCTTGGCTTGCTGGCAAATATAGCCATTTATCTCATTAATTTCAGTCAGTCTGTTGTGGGCCACATCTTGATACATAGATGAAAAGTTTGCCGATGTTAATTCAATAACCTGATAAACCCTCGCGCTGATTACAGCCTTATCTAATGTTATGCCATCACATTTGGCCACTTGTACAAGTTCATCGATAATGGCACTGATCTGTGATTGATATTCTGTTGCTGCTAATTGGC from Shewanella polaris includes:
- a CDS encoding patatin-like phospholipase family protein, which encodes MKTSASTSPRNPNEASSPKMALIAEGGGQRGIFTAGVLDAWLENNFDPFDLFIGTSAGSQNLTSFLSRQKGYAKRLIRGLSRHKRFYQLGRGLIGGDVVDLDWYFDKTTQGYFTLDFTTAMKSLGERELLITATNSRDRQGYFLRPNGDSHQWNELLKASSALPFLYKQGVKLTPWLTTDAANQAHDSNDSPLEDFYLDGGLAAPLPVREAYRRGAKKIVVIRTVNADFQAQSAWVHKLTSWICVSGYCPKTIDYLVQHEQAYEQELAFLANPPEDVEIIQIFAGNNLESKLLGSSDVDLRHDYRTGIAAGNTFLQTQQAFYATDTLHKIDKEPSFAVSHALSA
- a CDS encoding ribose-phosphate pyrophosphokinase; its protein translation is MPDIKLFAGNATPNLAAKIADRLFCKLGDAVVGRFSDGEISVQINENVRGADVFIIQSTCAPTNDNLMELIVMVDALRRASAGRITAVIPYFGYARQDRRVRSARVPITAKVVADFLSSVGVDRVLTCDLHAEQIQGFFDVPVDNVFGSPVLLEDMLARKLDNPVVVSPDIGGVVRARAVAKLLDDTDLAIIDKRRPMANVAQVMHIIGDVQGRDCIIVDDMIDTGGTLCKAAEALKEHGANRVFAYATHPVFSGNAAENIANSVIDEVIVTDTVPLSAEMLKVTKVTQLTMSAVLAEAIRRVSNEESISAMFRH
- the ispE gene encoding 4-(cytidine 5'-diphospho)-2-C-methyl-D-erythritol kinase — encoded protein: MTSTNSHNFYNSANSDISKHWPAPAKLNLFLHVTGQRADGYHELQTLFQFIDHCDYLDFQITDSPELILHSTISDSVADSDNLILKAAKSLKKHTQYNGGAHIWLDKLLPMGGGLGGGSSDAATTLVALNALWKTNVSPQKLAEIGLVLGADVPVFINGFSAFAEGVGERLISVEPAELWYLVVVPDVHVSTQDIFQDPSLPRDTPKLEIVSLMGQQWTNDCQKLVTTRHPQVANALSWLVEYAPSRMTGTGACVFGEFTHSQQALDALAELPADMQGFVAKGMNKSPLQIRLEQL
- the lolB gene encoding lipoprotein insertase outer membrane protein LolB — encoded protein: MRLSTSLFYITFISVALLLAGCSVTPSEDFTPINVTNANQAKAWELQGKIAVKTSQDKFSTNLYWLHQPAANDLRLTTVLGTTVLTLKTDQGMATLDVDGKTYRDSNAQDLLTGISRWSIPLESLPLWITGQVGSNDNIISYNPDGTIKQLISHDPEANWLVSFLSWQQQNGAIVPKLLKIEREDVQIKIQTNQWTAVAAKTK
- the hemA gene encoding glutamyl-tRNA reductase, giving the protein MSLVIIGINHKTATVDLREKVAFSPDRIHDAMKSLASRTRTGEAVIVSTCNRTELYCNNAEKEDIIEWLQDYHDLERSDLMPCIYAYEEQVAVQHLMRVASGLDSLVLGEPQILGQVKQAFVKAKEAGTIALTIDRLFQNTFSVAKKVRTETEIGAAAVSVAFAAVSMAKHIFSSLSTTKVLLIGAGETIELVAKHLKDNGVASMVVANRTIERAQAMCAEFNATAITLEQIPDFLAKADIVISSTASPLPILGKGMVEKALKQRRHQPMLLVDIAVPRDIEAEVGELDDAFLYTVDDLHSIIEQNMASRKEAAEQAEIITEEQSHLFMEWIRSLESVDSIREYRSQSLAIKDELVERALSKLSHGSNSEQVILELANRLTNRLIHSPTQALTSASRQGDLNTLGQLRSALGLDKN
- the prfA gene encoding peptide chain release factor 1, whose protein sequence is MKESVIRKLEGLLERNEEVLALLSDATVIADQDRFRGLSKEYSQLEDVVSSFKAFQQAQKDFDYAKEMLEEEDDAEMREMAQDEYKQSKQVLEKLEDELQVLLLPTDPNDDTNAFLEIRAGAGGDEAAIFAGDLYRMYSRYCEANRWQMEVMNVNEGEHGGFKEIIVKVSGDGAYGKLKFESGGHRVQRVPETESQGRVHTSACTVVVLHEVPEAEAISINAADLKVDTFRASGAGGQHVNKTDSAIRITHIPSGIIVECQDQRSQHKNRAQAMSVLAARIQAVEDEKRRSAEETTRRSLVASGDRSERIRTYNYPQGRVSDHRINLTLYRLNEVMEGDLDALLDPIMQEHQADMLAALADD
- the prmC gene encoding peptide chain release factor N(5)-glutamine methyltransferase encodes the protein MPQSSYSTIAEALQWAYSQLAATSDSAHIDAEALLLHCLNKNRSFLYTWPERQLTSEQFKAYSQMIAKRQNGTPVAHILGEREFWSLPFIVNESTLIPRPDTEILVETALNLSVRHNARVLDLGTGTGAIALALASERPKWRITAIDNVIGAVELAKANRENLYLTQVEIIQSDWFSAVEHRDFDLIVSNPPYIDEADEHLHLGDVRFEPQSALTASNEGYADLYYIAEQARERLLPGGYLLLEHGYEQAIKVREKLIELGYQNVATVRDFGSNDRCTLGEWINE
- a CDS encoding SirB2 family protein, with protein sequence METFYSLYPAVKHTHMTLVLLSVIFFITRFVLHLRQSPVMEKKFLKVAPHVVDTFLLLSGFTLCFMIQQFPFVDPWLTEKIICVVAYIALGIMALKSNRNKLFKFFAFIGAIGWVVLAAKLAYFKQVVLMG
- a CDS encoding tetratricopeptide repeat protein gives rise to the protein MAKYLLNDAVSIPETAFELTEHLGFSVSKPAMWAWYEMAGSVLSHYVVDQQARLEGLFNWFYKDLGFCARDDYFSVEAADLSYCVLKRQGNSTTLSILLILLAKQLDLSLEAVLLPGNTVLKSQINDVVKYHDPLTGQELNRHQLHALVRGELGNAAKLKPSHLKTATLKRLISRMIHELKAGCIVSHKFEQAMECCNLLLQWHPDDVHLNRERAFIAQQLGCIKVAMSDLQHFIDLSPHDPVIELVKIQLKELSQHTQVYH
- a CDS encoding DUF819 domain-containing protein — translated: MTTSAMVTNDATALGILAVILGFVFYTNSSAHPFWQKFYKYIPALLLCYFLPSLLNTFGIVDGNTSKLYFVASRYLLPACLVLLILSVDLKAILALGPKAVIMFLTGTLGIVIGGPIALLAVSIIDPSLLGGNGPDAVWRGMTTLAGSWIGGGANQAAMKEIYSVGGEIFSVMVTVDVIVANIWMAVLLFMASKAKEIDARTGADTTAIEALKKKVEKYHAENSRIPSLRDIMMIVAIGFGVTGFAHFAADFLGPFFEANYPWTEDYSLTSKFFWLVVIVTTVGLGLSFSPVRHLEAAGASKVASAFLYILVATIGLHMDVSKIMDTPIYFLVGIVWMLVHAGLMLLVAKLIKAPLFYMAVGSQANVGGAASAPVVAAAFHPALAPVGVLLAVFGYALGTYMAWLCGQLLQVVAA